The Thermofilaceae archaeon genome has a segment encoding these proteins:
- a CDS encoding C2H2-type zinc finger protein — translation MASPLKCPECGALFYSREDFEAHFDAWHKPTGPYYLMCPKCGKKLESKAALEEHLRKHPEEEESGESYYQFEWEEEEEEYEEEE, via the coding sequence GTGGCAAGCCCACTGAAGTGCCCCGAGTGCGGAGCCCTGTTCTACAGCAGGGAGGACTTCGAAGCGCACTTTGATGCATGGCATAAGCCGACCGGGCCCTACTATCTCATGTGCCCGAAGTGCGGCAAGAAGCTGGAAAGCAAAGCTGCTCTGGAAGAGCATTTGCGGAAGCACCCCGAAGAGGAGGAAAGTGGGGAGAGCTACTACCAGTTTGAGTGGGAAGAGGAGGAGGAAGAGTACGAGGAAGAGGAGTAA
- a CDS encoding phosphate uptake regulator PhoU, with protein METREVTRRVQLIGRSTYVVSLPKNWAKRVGIGRGSPVTIVLEPDGSLRLVPPPLQEGKRPECKMVIRDGESEGTIIREIMSRYLVGYKVIRVELPPDGKRFKDVIKRVISNKMIGVELLEDGEHSIVLQVLVNVEELPVNLVIQRMGQVGAGMIDDSMEGLFARNITLLEDVISRDDFIDKLYLYLLRQLNAGVRGFVGIEEIGLKSLEEIIEYAVVGKSVERCADHAEKIARNAKSLVTAGVSISGLERELESMTKLAKEIFQNSIRCFLNREREKALSLLDEYPPRLAAAEQGFIERILEEPCDARRHMVIRLIADSLRRICDYSMDVLEATIDLSLE; from the coding sequence ATGGAAACGCGAGAGGTAACTAGGAGGGTTCAGCTGATAGGCAGGTCGACGTACGTCGTTTCGCTCCCCAAGAACTGGGCGAAACGCGTTGGCATAGGTAGGGGGTCGCCGGTCACCATTGTTCTTGAGCCCGACGGCTCGCTCCGCTTAGTGCCGCCACCCCTTCAGGAGGGAAAGAGGCCGGAGTGCAAAATGGTAATCCGAGACGGGGAGAGCGAAGGGACGATTATCCGCGAGATAATGTCTCGCTACCTGGTCGGCTACAAGGTGATCAGAGTCGAGCTACCCCCCGATGGGAAGAGGTTCAAGGACGTCATAAAGAGGGTCATTTCAAACAAGATGATCGGAGTGGAGCTGCTGGAGGATGGGGAGCACAGCATCGTACTGCAAGTGCTGGTCAACGTTGAGGAGCTCCCCGTCAACCTCGTCATCCAGAGGATGGGGCAGGTAGGGGCCGGGATGATCGACGATTCCATGGAGGGCCTCTTCGCTCGAAACATAACCCTCCTTGAGGACGTCATATCAAGGGACGATTTCATCGATAAGCTGTACCTCTACCTGCTCCGCCAGTTGAACGCGGGCGTCAGAGGCTTCGTGGGGATCGAGGAGATCGGCTTGAAGAGTCTCGAGGAGATAATCGAGTACGCGGTGGTCGGGAAGAGCGTGGAGCGCTGCGCGGATCACGCGGAGAAGATCGCTAGGAACGCGAAGTCGCTGGTAACAGCGGGCGTTTCGATCAGCGGCTTAGAGAGGGAGCTCGAGTCGATGACAAAGCTCGCGAAGGAAATCTTCCAAAACTCGATACGTTGCTTCCTCAATAGGGAGAGGGAGAAGGCCCTAAGCTTGCTAGACGAGTACCCACCCCGACTGGCGGCAGCCGAACAGGGGTTCATCGAGAGGATTCTCGAGGAGCCCTGCGATGCGAGGAGGCACATGGTCATCAGGCTGATCGCGGACAGCTTGAGGAGAATCTGCGACTACTCGATGGATGTCCTCGAGGCAACCATCGACCTATCCCTCGAGTAA